A part of Brassica rapa cultivar Chiifu-401-42 chromosome A05, CAAS_Brap_v3.01, whole genome shotgun sequence genomic DNA contains:
- the LOC117134444 gene encoding thionin-like protein 2, producing the protein MESKRMTIMFITMMIVIGNFVVQTEAQTQTNPFRSCFPGCIVSCAIEKKFPTGLMCPFTCLMTCLLPPTSNIPTPPSQMILANKKIDHNDYFCKLGCASHHCLVLSSLQNPNVDKVVDCVDSCSDKCSNKS; encoded by the exons ATGGAAAGCAAAAGAATGACCATAATGTTCATTACCATGATGATAGTCATTGGGAACTTTGTTGTTCAGACAGAGGCTCAAACTCAAACTAATCCTTTTAGAAGTTGTTTTCCAGGTTGTATAGTGAGTTGTGCCATCGAGAAGAAGTTTCCCACTGGTTTGATGTGCCCATTCACTTGTCTCATGActtgtcttcttcctccaaCATCAAATATTCCTACTCCTCCTTCACAAATGATTTtggcaaacaaaaaaattgaccaTAACGATTATTTCTGTAAACTTGGTTGTGCTAGTCATCATTGTCttgttctttcttctcttcaaaaTCCCA ATGTAGACAAAGTTGTGGACTGTGTGGATTCATGCTCAGACAAGTGCTCCAACAAGAGCTAA
- the LOC103869380 gene encoding transmembrane protein 53 codes for MSYLSGGIQRPLVAAAAVIAASVSADVSDKFSSLRSLVRGSEPEPIAASVSSSVQDEKSLWVSHMSTSKLADLSFMSRIRLPVPNVDLLAPNPSCTLAPSLTSLPALRSAYQSAELAKASKPAAFTTGASLVVPDVSYKWHLPETDAVDLSGSSRCALEKNRTVVVLLGWLGSKQKHMKKYAEWYTSRGYHVITFTLPMNEIMSYQVGGKAEKNIESLVNHLADWLDEEDQKNLVFHTFSNTGWLTYGAILEKFQKQDSSLMGRVKGCIVDSAPVAAADPTVWASGFSAAFLKKNSVATKGSGSSSFESNMGARINFSEPKPAAIETALLMILEKFFAVILNLPKVNRRLADVLETLSSSQPRCPQLYIYSSADRVIPAGQVESFIVEQRKAGHEVRACNFISSPHVDHFRSNPELYTAELNHFMDNFVLACCNHSS; via the exons ATGAGTTATTTGTCTGGGGGTATCCAACGCCCACTTGTTGCTGCTGCAGCTGTTATCGCCGCTTCCGTCTCTGCTGATGTCTCTGACAAGTTCTCCTCTCTTAGATCACTAGTTCGAGGTTCTGAACCAGAGCCAATTGCTGCTTCAGTCTCTAGTTCTGTTCAGGACGAAAAGTCATTATGGGTTTCTCATATGTCAACCTCCAAGCTCGCTGATTTATCTTTCATGTCCAGGATTCGTCTTCCTGTACCAAATGTTGATCTCCTAGCTCCTAACCCCAGCTGTACTCTCGCTCCTTCTCTTACTTCGTTGCCCGCTCTTCGCAGCGCTTATCAGTCTGCGGAGTTGGCTAAGGCATCAAAACCAGCAGCATTCACAACTGGGGCCTCTCTTGTTGTTCCAGATGTTTCTTACAAGTGGCATTTGCCTGAGACTGATGCAGTTGATCTGTCTGGTTCCTCGAGATGTGCGTTGGAGAAGAATAGGACCGTTGTGGTTTTGCTTGGATGGCTTGGATCGAAGCAGAAGCATATGAAGAAATATGCGGAGTGGTATACTTCAAGGGGTTACCATGTCATCACGTTTACTCTCCCCATGAATGAGATTATGAGCTACCAAGTTGGAGGAAAAGCAGAGAAGAACATCGAGTCTCTGGTTAATCACCTGGCTGATTGGTTGGATGAAGAGGATCAGAAGAATCTCGTCTTTCATACCTTCAGCAACACCGGATGGTTAACATATGGAGCCATTTTGGAAAAGTTTCAGAAGCAAGATTCTTCATTGATGGGAAGGGTTAAAGGGTGCATAGTAGACTCAGCTCCTGTTGCTGCTGCTGATCCTACT GTATGGGCATCAGGTTTCTCCGCCGCATTCTTGAAGAAAAACAGTGTAGCCACTAAAGGATCCGGAAGCTCGTCATTTGAGTCAAACATGGGAGCACGTATAAACTTCTCCGAGCCTAAACCCGCTGCAATAGAAACAGCGTTGCTTATGATTCTGGAGAAGTTCTTCGCCGTGATTCTTAATCTTCCCAAAGTAAACAG GAGACTAGCTGATGTTCTAGAGACTTTATCATCATCACAACCAAGATGTCCACAGTTGTACATTTACAGCTCTGCGGATAGAGTTATACCCGCGGGGCAAGTTGAGTCATTCATTGTAGAGCAGAGGAAAGCAGGGCACGAGGTCCGTGCCTGCAACTTCATATCTTCACCTCATGTAGACCATTTCAGGAGTAACCCAGAGCTTTATACAGCTGAGCTCAACCATTTCATGGACAACTTTGTCCTTGCTTGTTGCAACCATTCTTCATAG